TGCCTAGTATACACTATCTGACATATAAAAGTATAGTGTTATCCAGTTCATGCCCAAGCAAAAAAAGGACCATTTCCCATTTCTCAGGGAAACAGTCCTTTCACTTATCTTCAATTATTCTTCGACTTTCACCGGATTGGTCACACTTACCTTATGATCATACCAGACTCCTTTTTTTCCGAGCAGAGCCACATCAAATTCTTTATCCAGTTCAGGAACCGGAATATCAAATCCATAAACTTCTTCTGTTGCACCGTCGCTATAGGTTACCGTATCTGTTGTAGGTTCCAGAAGTTCTGCACCATCTTTCTGTGCATCTTCGGATGTTCCTTCAAACAGGTTGACGATCTTCTTAGAAACCAGGCTGACATGGATCGTCATTTTCCCGTCTTTTACTGTGAGTGTTCCTTTTCCGTCATTCGCTTCATTTACATGAAACATTCCGCTGTCAGTCTTGAACTCTGCTGTGTAGGTTCCGTCTTCAAGCTCACACTCTGTCTGTTCCTCTGTTTCCTCTTCTTTAGCAGAAGAGCTTTCTGCTGTCTTTGCTTTCGTATCTGATGTGTCTGATTTTGCACCACATCCGCTCATCATTCCCACTGCCATTACAGCAGATAATACCAATACTAACAGTTTCTTTTTCATCTTATAAATCCCTCTTTTTTTATTTATTCTGCATCAATTGCAGCCTGTGTATGTGCCACATAAAGCTGCTGGATCGCATCGATCTCACCAAGACCTGCAATCTGTGTATCAATACTGTCAAATACTCCGGATGCTTCAAACTGGCTCTTCCAAGAATCGTCATCATCGCCTGCCATATCGTTGTTTGCATGATCTCCTGCTACAACCATCAGTGGACGAAGGATTACTTTCTTGTATCCTGCATTTTTGAGCTTTTCAATTACTGCTTCACAAGCGGTATCTTCCGGTTCGCCTTCTACGGTTCCGATAAATACATTCTCATAACCAAGCTGTTCCATCTGTGTCTGCATCTGTGAATAGCTGATCTTTGCTGTATGAGAAGTTCCATGTCCCATAAATACAAATGCGGTTCCCTCTTCTTTTGCCGCATCCAGGCTGTCAAATCCAGCTGTCTTTACAGCTTCTGCTGTAATTGCTTCTGCAACAGCTGCTTTATCCTCATTGATCGCTGTTTCATCCGCTCCGACTTCACCGAGAAGTGGTTCTGCAATTTTTACAGATTCAAATTTATCTTTGTAGTTTTCAACTGCTTCTGTCAGTTCATCATACTCGGCACCATGCATCAGATGTGTCGGCTGTACGACCAGGTTCTTAACCCCGTTGTCGACTGCTCTTTCCAGTGCCTGATCCATATTGTCGATTTTCTCATCATCACGGGCCTGTACATGGTTGATGATGATCTGTGCTGTAAATGCTCTTCTTACAGACCAGTCCGGATATGCTGCCTGAAGTGCTTTTTCCACACCACCGATATCCTCTGCACGACTGTCATTAAAAGATGTACCAAAGCTTACAACCAGAATTTCATTTTCTCCGATGTTATCTTCGTTCAGCGGATCATCTTTCGATGCATCGCCTGTATCCCTTCCAAAATAATCCGGATCAGCGTTCTCACCTTCTACCAGTTCTTTCTGTGCATCAGTAAGCTTATCCCAGGCTTCTTTTGCAGCCTTACACTGTTCATCTGTCTTGTCTGTTCTTTCCTGCACATAAATGTCATCGATCAGCTTTGCCACTTTGTCTGCTGCCTCCTGATCGCTGTCTTCGGATGTTTCTTCTGTCTTTGTAGAAGAAGTGTCCTCTGTCTTCTTGCTTCCACATCCAGTCATCATAGACACCGTAAGTGCTGTTGCCAGTAATGCTACTAATACTCGTTTCTTCATCTTGATCCTCCCTGACTTTTTTGTCATACTTTCAGGAATCGGAATGATATTCATTACACTTTACAGCATATTTTTTGTAAACAAAAAAATCCCCCGTATCTAAATTTAACGAGGGCGTACAAAAAAGAAACTGACATTTTGCCCTCGCAAAATCAGTCTGAAGTTTCTATCTTTCGTACTGCCAGTTACTCGTGGCATGAACTTTCCGTTCCTGTACTGCGAAAGGCAGGTCTCCCGACTGATTGCTCAGACGCTTGTGGCTTTCCTTCCCGGTCTCCCAGTGGTATGACAGCCTAAGCTTGCAAATTACGGTGACGAGTTCATACAGGACTTGCACCTGTTTCCCTTTTCACCAATCCAGACATTCCGTCTGATTGACACCTTACGCATCTGTATTTATTTTTCTAAACAAGCCTATTCTAGCACAGGCGTATGAATAGTGTCAAGAAAGGCTTGTCTGCTTCAGCACCGGCATCCGGAAAATCTGCACGATCAGCGGAATCACCATAACAAACCACACAATCGGCTCCGCAATGATAACCCCCGTGTATCCAAGATGTGGAACCAGTGTAAATGCGATCACTATTTTTCCAAGCATCTCAAGTGTACTTGATACGATCGGTGTAATATGGTCATCCAGTCCCTGCATGGCATTTCGCACAATGCAGATTACTGCTGTTACATAATAAAACAATGTATCAAATTTCAGATATCTGGTCGCATTTAAGATCACATTTTCATTATGTGTACCTGTTACCAGATAGACCAGTTTATCTCCAATCGTGTAGCTTGCCACGATCACAAGTGTACACCAGATACAAGTATAGAAAATCGCAAGCCAGATCCCTTTTTTGATCCGGTCGATCTTTCCTGCTCCAAGATTCTGTCCACAGTAGGTCGCCATCGTATTTCCAAATACTGTAAACATGATCATAAACATTTCAGTCAGCTTCCGGGCCGCTGTCTGTGCTACGATATAATCATTTCCAAGTTTATTGATCGCTGTCTGAAGCGTCAGGGAACCGATATTGATCAGAGAACTCATGAATCCCATGGACATTCCCGCACCCAACATATTTTTCACCATAACCGGATTCGGATCTTTGAAATCTTCCCGGCTAAGTCTTAACAGTTCATATCTCTTTACCATATAAATCCAGCACACAACAAAGGCGATTGCCTGTGCCAGTACCGTTGCGATCGCAGCTCCCCGCACTCCGCTTTTCAGCACTACGACAAAAAGCAGATCCCCAACAATATTCAGTGCAACTGAGATTGCCAGGATCACAAGAGGCGTCACCGTATCTCCGAGTGACCGGAGTGCAGCCGCGCAGGCATCATAGAGAAATGTCGCCACAAGCCCTGCAATGATCACAAAAATATAGCTTTTCGCCGTCGCCATCAGATCTGACGGAACATTCAGTATATTTAAGATCGGCTGTAAAAATAACAATCCGAACACCGTAAAAAATATTGCAATTCCTGTACCCATGGTCAGCGACATTGCGAATGATTTCTTCACATTTTTATAATCCTTTGCACCGAATTTCTGTGCAATAATAATCGCGAATCCCCCCGAAAGTCCCTGCAAGAATCCAATGATCAGATTACTTAAGGTTGTGGTCGCGCCGACAGCCGCCAGCGCATCCTCTCCCAGGAAAGTTCCGACAATTCTGGTATCCACAAGACTGTATGTAAGCTGCAGAAGATTTGCGAAAAAGATCGGCAGCGCAAAAGCCAGTATCAGTGTGGATGGTTTTCCTTTTGTTAGATCTTTCATATTTTAAATTTCATCCTGTCTAATTTTTCTTGTCCATCAATCCGAACTGTATCGTAACGCAGGTCGCAATGATCAGTCCAAACATATAGAACGAATATTTCAGTACATTAAGCGGTGATACATCAGCAAGTGCCGTAATCATCAGCATACCACCATCATGTGGCATCAGTGCAATAAATGCGCAGGCAAAGATATCCACCAGACTGGCAAGTCTCTTCGGTGCGATCTTATATTTTTCCCCGATTTCTTTTGCGATCGGACAGGTAACAATGATTGCGATCGTATTATTTACCATAGCTGCGGAAAGGATACCTGACATCAGTCCGATTCCATATTCCGCACCACGTCTGCTCTTGATCTTGCTGCTGATCGCGCCCACCAGCCATTCAACACCGCCATATTCACGTACAAGACCGATAATACCAGATACTAAAATCGCAACGATACTGATACTGAACATATCGCTCATGCCACTTCCAATTGCCTGGATCCATTCAAAAAATCCACAGCTTCCAACACAAAGTCCAATGATACCGGATGCAAGTATTCCTACAAAAAGGACTACTGCAACATTAACTCCCATAAGTGCCGCAATTAGAACAATAAAATAAGGAAGGACTTCGATGATACTATAGCTTCCTGCTTCGATTGCTCCGCTTCCGACTCCGCCAAAAATCGAGTACAGGATCATTGCCACAATTGCCGCTGGAAGAGCAATGAAAAAGTTCATTTTAAATTTGTCTTTCATCTCAGAACCACATCCTTCTGCTGCAGAAATGGTTGTATCTGAAATCATGGAAAGGTTATCTCCAAAATAAGATCCCCCGATCACTGCCGCACCGACTACCGCAACATTTAAATGCGCTCCCTGTGCCACATTGATCGCAATCGGAGCCATCGCTGCAATCGTTCCCATGGATGTTCCGATCGATGTAGAAATAAAGCAGCACATCAAAAATACACCCGGAACCAAAAGTTTCACCGGAATAAAATGCAGACAGAGATTCACAACCGAATCTTTTCCGCCCATTGCCGCTGCTGCTCCCTGGAATCCACCAGCCATCAGGTAGATCAGAACGATCATCATAACTCCTGAATTTCCCATGCTCGTTGTCATAATATTCAGCTTATCCTGTACACCAATGCCACGGTTAAGGAGAAGTGCTACCGCACACCCTGCAAGAAGCGCGACGTGACGCGGGAACTTTCCGAACGGTTCGTCTGCTCCAAGCAGGGTAAATGTAATCCCGCACCCTACATAACATACCAGAAATACGATCAGTGGAAGAAATGCCACTGCCCCCATATTTTTCTTTTGTTTGTCCATCTTTTTTCCCTCTCAATCCTCTTTTTATATTATTTTGCTGCCAGATGCTTATCCAGTGCATCTTTAAGCTGTGTCAGTGCCTGTTCCAGAGTCACACGCGGGCAGGCAACATTGAATCTCTCGAACTGAGCGGTCTCCGGTCCGAAGATGATTCCGGAATCCAGCCACAGTTTTGCCTCTTCAAGCATCAGATGTTCCAGTTCTTCATTACTAAAACCATAACCAGAGAAATCAACCCATACCAGATAGGTTCCTTCCGGCTCTACCATCTTCGCTTTCGGGAAATTCTCTTTCACGAACTTGCTCATATATTTTACATTTTCATAAATATACTGCACCAGTTCATCTACCCACTCAGCACCTTTGGTGTAACATACCTTGACTGCAAGCTGCCCCATCAAACTTCCCTGGCTGTAAGCTGCCTGTGTATTCGCCCACTGGTATTTTTTCCGTAATTCTTCATTTGGAATAATGATATTCGCCGGCTGAAGACCAGCTACATTAAAGGTCTTTCCAGGTGAGCTGTAAAGTGCAAGGATCTCGCGGTATTTTTCATCCAGATTCATGCAGCTTGTGAAGGTATGTCCAGGGAAAATGAAATCACAGTGCATCTCATCTACCATCCAGATTACATTGTATTTCAAACAGACCTGGGCAACTCTTTCTAATTCTTCTCTTGTCCAGACTCTTCCCACCGGATTGTGAGGATTACAGAAAATCAGAGCTTTGACACCTTCTTCCCGAATCATTTTTTCCATCTTTTCAAAGTCGATGGAATAATGGTTATTCTCATAGCGAAGCTGGCAGTTTACCAATCTTCTTCCGTCATTTTTTATTACTTCACTGAATGGATAGTAAACCGGCTGCATAACCATCATAGCATCTCCCTCTTCGGTAAATGCTCTTACGCTGGTTCCAAGTGCATAGACAATCCCGGCACCAAGTGTTACCCACTCCGGTTCGATCGTATATCCATAACGTGTGGAGAACCAATGGTTCATTGCTGCAAAATATTCATCCAGCGGATCCGTATAACCAAAGATTCCATGGTCAATTCTCTTGTGGAATTCATCCAGAATTTCATCCGGAAGACGGAAATCCATGTCTGCCACCCAGAGCGGAAGCAGATCATCTCTTCCCTTTCGTTTCATTCCAAAATCATATTTCAGGCAGTCCGTTCCATGTCTGTCGATTACTTCATCAAAATTGTACTTTCCCATCTTATGCCTTTCTCCTTGTCGCAAAATTCTCTCGTTTTTTATACCTCTTTTTGTTAGACATGTCAATGTTTTTTCTATAGAAGTATAAAATAGAATGTACACTGACCCACTAAAAATAGCTGTGGATTGAACCGACTTCCAATCGTTAGAATTTAGGTCTAACTTTTGGGGCAGGTTTCATCCACAGCCATTTTTCCTTATGATTCTTTTATTTTATCGTATGCAAATATATGCCATATACACTGCATACATTCCAAGCATCGTAGCGCCTTCTCTTCGGTCGATCATTTTTGAAGTCCATGCAAACACCAGAACAACAAGACTCATCGCAATCAGTACAACCGTATCAATGATATTATCGGTAAGAAATTTCACTGGACTGATGGCAGCTGCAACTCCAAGTACCAACAGGATATTGAAAATATTAGAACCGATCACATTTCCAAGTGCCATATCCACTTCATTCTTTCTTGCCGCAACAATCGATGTTACAAGTTCCGGAAGACTGGTTCCCATCGCAACGATGGTAAGTCCGATAAGTGTCTGACTGAGTCCGAATGCGCTTGCAAGTGCTGAAGCACTGTCTACAACAAAATCACCGCCAAACTTGATTGCAATCATGCCACCAACAATAAATAACGCACATTTCCAAAGTGGCAGGATCTGAATTTCTTCGTCTACTAATTCTCCCTCTTCGCGCATCATCTGACTTTCCTTGTGTGCTGCTCTTGCTTTCTTGGCAGAGCCAATCATCCAGATCAGATAAGCTGCAAAAATAAGGAGAAATACACCGCCATCTAAATGTCCTAAAAGCATCCCGACATATCCAAGCACCATCAGCAAGGCCGCACAGATAATTGATAATGGAAACTCTTTTTTCAATGTATCTTTTTTTATCGTAAGAGGTGCAAATAACGCACAGGCTCCACAAACAACCATCAAGTTGAAAATATTCGATCCGACAACATTACTTACCGCAAGTGAGTTATTTCCTGTCAGGGATGCCGTTACACTGACCGCACATTCCGGAAGGCTGGTTCCCATTGCAACGATGGTCATACCGATGATCATCGATGGAACATGAAGCTGCTTCGCAACAGAAGAACTTCCTTCTACAAAATAATCTGCTCCTTTCATCAATAGAGCAAACCCTATAATCAAAATAATGATTGATTTTATAAGTGCCATGACCAAAACCTCTCTTTTAAATACTTCCTACCAAATTGCAACTCCCACTATAAAACAAGAAAGTTGGACTGTCAACTCTAAAGGCAGGGATTCGTGATATTTCACAAATCCCTGCCTTTTACTTGTTCTACCGAATAAAATTTGTCGGAATCTTTGCTTCTTTTTCCGGAAGTCCAAACTGCTCTTTTCCAAGTGCAATACTCTTCATAAGGAAAGTCATATTTCTTGCAAGTGTACGCATCGTCTGCCTTCCTTCCTCATCCTTTTCGGCCTCTCCCGGTGCTGCCCCATGGATGCTGTTCCAGTACTGGCTGGATGCAACCGGCATTCCGGAAATGGTAAAATATTTGTTCAGCTCATCAAATGTCGCAGAACATCCGCCACGTCTTGCACAGGCAACGCTTGCTCCCACTTTCATCGTTTTATCAAAATGACTGCTGTAGAACAGTCTGTCAAGACAGGCGATCAGAGTTGCATTTGCAGACGCATAGTACACCGGACTTGCGATTACAAGACCATCTGCTGCCTCAAATTTGGTTGCCATCTCATTCACCACATCATCAAAAACACATTTGCCTTTTTCGTAGCAGGAACCACAGGCAATACAGCCACGGACTGCCTGGTTTCCGATTACAATATTTTCTACTTCTATACCATTTTCTTTGAAAACATTTTCCATCTCGCGAAGTGCAATGGCTGTGTTACCATTTGCTTTCGGGCTTCCGTTGAGCATAAGTACTTTTAAATTTTCTTTCATGATAAAATCTTCCTTTCTGGTAATCATACCATCTTGTTTTACTATGATTTTATTTTCCTCTTTTTTTCTTTTCTCTGCAAGATGGAAATGATGATATATTTTTTAGCACACAAAAAAGCAGCAGATTTCTCTGCTGCCCTTCTTATAAAGTGGAGAATACGAGATTCGAACTCGTGACCTCCTGCTTGCAAGGCAGGCGCTCTCCCAACTGAGCTAATCCCCCATATGACGTTTGCGACTTAATTAAAATATCACAAACGTCCCTCTTTGTCAACTGTATCTGCTGATTTTATAACAGCTGTATCATTTCTACAGCTGTGTTTATTTTGCTCAAATATTCTCTACTATTTCTTTTCCGTATTTTTATACGCCGTCTCATAGAACACTTCCTGTGAATCCAGCTTTTCTTCATTGATATCACGATCTACATAATCGCCGTCTGCAGTCAGTTCTTTTCCTTTTTCATCATCCTTCATCATGGTGTCAAACATCCAGTCCAGTCTTTCACGCAACGTATCATCCAGAACCGGAGCTGCAACCTCCACACGTCGGAGCGTATTTCTCGTCATATAATCAGCCGATGCAATATACACTTTTTCTCTGTCCGGCGTTCCGAAACGATAAATACGGGAATGCTCCAGAAATCTTCCGACAATGCTGATTACTTTAATATTTTCTGTGTATCCTTTGATACCAGGAATCATACAGCAGATTCCACGGACGATCATTTCAATCTTCACACCTACCTGTGATGCTTCCACAAGTTTCTCAATGATCACTTTATCAGTCAGTGAATTGATCTTGATTCCGACATACGCATCTTTCCCGTTCTTTGCGTGACGTATTTCCTCATCGATCATATCGAGTACTTTATTCTGAAGACATTTCGGTGCAACCAGCAGGATGCGTGTTTCCTCTATCGTCTCACCTCGCATCAGGCAGGCAAATACTTCCGCCGCCTCTTTTCCGATTTCCTGCTTTGCTGTGATCAGTGACAGGTCTGTATATAAAGTAGAAGTCTTTTCATTATAGTTACCGGTTCCGATCTGAGTAATATATTCCAGACCTTTCTCTGTCTTTCTGGTGATCAGGCAAAGTTTTGAATGTACCTTGAATCCATTCAGTCCATAAATTACACGGCATCCGGCTTCTTCCAGCTTTCTAGAGTATTCAATATTACTTTCCTCATCAAATCTTGCTCGAAGTTCTACAAGTACCACAACTTCTTTTCCATTTTCCGCTGCCTCAACCAAAGCATCTACGATCTGACTTCGAACTGCCAGACGGTACAAGGTCATCTTGATGGACACTACAGAATCGTCTCTTGCCGCTTCATAAAGCAGGTTGGTAAATGATTTAATATTTTCAAATGGATAAGATAACAGAACATCTTTCTGCTCAATCTGTGCGATCAGACTTTCTTTTTCTTTCAACTGCGGTGTCATTCGCGGACTTCTCTTCTGATAGAACAGCTTTTCCTTTTCTGCTCCTTGCATTCTCAGATAATTCTGGATTGCAAATACAAATGATAAATCAAGTGGTACTCTCGACATAAATACGTGGTTTTTATCCATATGGATATATTTACAGATCTCTGCGATCAGCTTTTTGTTGATCTTTCTGGAGAATTCCATGCGGACAGGATTCATACGTTTTCTCTGCTTTACCAGATTTTCCATGGCGTCTCTGTAATCCATATCTTCATCATAAATGGTTTCTGTATCAATATCCGCATTTCTCGTAATTCTCAGGAGAGATTTTTCTTTGATTTCATATTTTTTAAATAATTTCGGCAGAAAATGAAGGATCAGTTCTTCCGAAAGCATAAAGGTTCCCGGTCTGGTCGGGATATCGATCAGACGCTTAAACACATTATTGCTACACGGAATGATCGCAGTTTTTGTCTTTCCACCCTTCGTTGCAAGCAGTGCAACCGCATAGATCTCTTTATTCTGTAAGAATGGAAACGGCTGCTGTTTGCTGATGATATTCGCAGACAGATATGGTGCAATTTCATTATCAAAGTAAGTTTCCAGTAATTCCCCTTCTTTTCCTGAAAGCTTGTTGAAATTGATAATCCGGATTCCCTGCGGCTCTAGTTCTCCCATTAACTGCTCGTAAATAACTGCTTTCTTTATATCAAGCTCTCTTGTTGCATCAATGATCGCTTTTACCTGCTCTTTGCTGGTCATATTGGTTTTATTCTCACGGACTACTTCCGATGATTCCATCTGATCCATCAGTGTACCTACCCGCACCATATAAAATTCATCCAGATTAGATTGATAAATAGACGCAAAAGTAAGTCGTTCTGCTAAAGGTACTCTCGGATTCCCTGCTTCATTTAATACTCTCTCATTAAATTTTAACCATGACAGTTCCCTGTTCATCATATATGGTTCTGGTTTTAACTGCTTCTTTTTCATTTGTCTACTTATCTCCTTTTGCTAATTTGAATATTTTATAGCTACGCTTAAGAATTAATTATACATCTGAATACGCTTTCATATCTACCTTCTTAAAGAACTGTTTTTGTAAAATTCATGTAAAATGATGCTTATACCAACTGACTTCCATATAATTCCCGGTCGGTAATCTTTGGTCATCTTCATTTCAATACTTTGCGATATCCCAAATATCCTGAAATCACACCGAACAGAATTCCTCCAAGAACATCTGTCGGATAGTGTACATACAGATATAACCTCGATATTGCGATCAGACATGCCAGCACAAGCGCAAATTTCCAAAGCTTCTTTTCACCTGCTAGGTACAAAGCTGTTACCGAAGCAAACGAAGCTGCCGTATGTCCGGACGGAAAAGAATAATCATGAAGCTTTGCTACCAGAAGGTGTACACCTGTATTCACATCATATGGTCTTGTCCGTGCTACAAGATTTTTCAAAACAATATTGCAAAGTAATACATCTACTACTAAAGCAGCCACCATAACCGCACCGCTTTTTCTCGTTTTAGGAATCAGAAGCAATACTATGCTCAACACAATCCATATAATTCCTGCATCCCCAAGTCTTGTGATAAATACCATGATTTTATCCAGAAAAGGCGTATGCAACGTCTGGATCCAATCCAAAATATTTAATTCAATGTTCATAAATTTCCTCCTGCTTTCTTCATCAGTATTTTTACTTTTCTATAGAATAACATAGATTACAGTTTATATGAATTTTTAGAATTACAAATTTTTTACAAACAATCTTTTGAAAAATGACGGTTACACAGGGCGTAACTTCAACCGTCCCGGATTTCAGGCAATGCTTGCAGAAGCCGAAGCCGGGAAAATCGGCACAATTATCGTCAAGGATATGAGCCGTTTCTGCAGAAACTATCTTGAGGTCGGCTTTTATACCGAGATTCTGTTCCCCAAGAAGCAGATACGCTTTATTGGCAAGAAGCGGTGGAAAAAGCCGACACCGTAACGGCGAAACTGAAAGACGATTCCAAACTTTCCTAGACCGGCGATACAAGCAACCTTGCACTGTGGATTGCCCTGTTGTTCATCAGCGGCGGTGCAGCCATTGGCACAACGGTTGTAAGCAGGAAGAAAAAATACAATAGATAATTGAATAGCGTTCCCTTGCTCCATCTTCCGAGCAAGACAAAAGCGTCGTAGCAATACGGCGCTTTTTTGTTACCCGGAAGTGACAAACAGCGGCTTTTGAATGGTTAGCGGTAAAGGATACCGCCGTCAAAACAAAGCCGCTCATATCGAAAGAAAACGCCCAAAATCGTTCCGGAACTATACAGCGGGAAACGGTTTTGAGCGTTTCTGTGTTTCGGGAACAAATCGGCAATTAGGCAGCGAAAAGGAGGTGCTCGCTATGCCCCGTATGCCGAAATACCTCAAGAGAGAATGGGCATTCTTTCTTGATGAGCGTGGCAGGAAGAAATATAGTAAGTGAATTTTGATGCCAAAAAAGAAACTCAATCTATTTGCCAGTAAATGCAATTATCACCGCCTCATAAGGACGCAATATATTTCCTTCTCTGTCGTCCTCATAATTCCGGATCCAGACTTCCCCGGCTTTCCACTCATCAAGCAATGGGCAGCTAACTTCCTCATCCGTAAAGTTTGTACATACCAGCATCTTTGTATGCTCATCTGTTCTCGTATAGGCGAAAATTCTCTCATCTTCCGGCAGAAGAAGTTCAAATTTTCCATTCACGAATACTGGATTTTCTTTTCTTAAACGAATCAGCTTCTGATAATAGTAAAATACCGAATTTTCATCTTCCAGTGCCTCTTTGGCATTGATTCTGGTATAATTTGGATTCACGGCAAACCATGGTTCTCCTGTTGTGAATCCTCCGTTCTCATCCCCGCTCCACTGCATCGGAGTACGGGCATTATCACGGCTTCTTGCGTAGATAGACTGCATGATTTCTTCTGGCTGATATCCTTTTTCCAGACGCTCTTTGTACATATTCAATGTCTCAATATCTTCATATTCCTCAATGCTGTCAAACTGCACATTCGTCATGCCCAGCTCTTCTCCCTGGTAAATGTAAGGAGTTCCCTGCATTCCATGAAGCATTGTCGCCAGCATTGTTGCCGACTCTTTTCTGTATTTTCCGTCATTTCCCCAACGCGACACGATTCTAGGAAGATCATGGTTATTCATGAACAGACTGTTCCATCCTGTCTGATATAAAGTATTCTGCCACTTTGCAAGGCATTTTTTCAGCTTAACCAGATTCAATGGAATCGTATCCCATTTTTCTTTTCCTTCTTCCTGATCAAGCATAATGTGCTCAAACTGAAAAACCATAGAAAATTCACTGCCATCTGGATTACTATATTTCTTTGCAATTTCCGGTGTTGCTCCCCAGGCTTCTCCAACAGTGATCATATCCCCCTTCTGAAATGTTTCTCTGCTTAGTTCACGCAGAAATTCATGCAGCTTTGGTCCATTATTTGTGATCTTAAGATCTGGCTCTTTTGCAATCTGATCGATTACATCCAGACGAAATCCGCCTGCTCCTTTTTCCATCCACCAGAGAATCATATCATAGAGCTCTCTTCTCACTTTCGGATTCTCCCAGTTCAGATCTGGCTGTTTCACTGAAAACTGATGAAAATAATACTGTCCCAGTTCTGGAACCCACTCCCATGCCGGTCCTCCGAACGCAGAATTCATATCATTTGGGTAAATACCTTCTTCTCCGTCACGCCACACATAATAATCATGATACGGATTGTCTTTGCTTTTCTTTGCCTCCAAAAACCATCTGTGTTCATCTGAAGTATGATTCAGCACAAGATCCATCATAATTCGGATTCCGCGTTTCTTTGCCTCCGCAAATAACTGTTCCATATCTTCCATTGTTCCGAACATCGGCTCAATATCCTGATAA
The sequence above is drawn from the Coprococcus comes ATCC 27758 genome and encodes:
- the ppk1 gene encoding polyphosphate kinase 1; protein product: MKKKQLKPEPYMMNRELSWLKFNERVLNEAGNPRVPLAERLTFASIYQSNLDEFYMVRVGTLMDQMESSEVVRENKTNMTSKEQVKAIIDATRELDIKKAVIYEQLMGELEPQGIRIINFNKLSGKEGELLETYFDNEIAPYLSANIISKQQPFPFLQNKEIYAVALLATKGGKTKTAIIPCSNNVFKRLIDIPTRPGTFMLSEELILHFLPKLFKKYEIKEKSLLRITRNADIDTETIYDEDMDYRDAMENLVKQRKRMNPVRMEFSRKINKKLIAEICKYIHMDKNHVFMSRVPLDLSFVFAIQNYLRMQGAEKEKLFYQKRSPRMTPQLKEKESLIAQIEQKDVLLSYPFENIKSFTNLLYEAARDDSVVSIKMTLYRLAVRSQIVDALVEAAENGKEVVVLVELRARFDEESNIEYSRKLEEAGCRVIYGLNGFKVHSKLCLITRKTEKGLEYITQIGTGNYNEKTSTLYTDLSLITAKQEIGKEAAEVFACLMRGETIEETRILLVAPKCLQNKVLDMIDEEIRHAKNGKDAYVGIKINSLTDKVIIEKLVEASQVGVKIEMIVRGICCMIPGIKGYTENIKVISIVGRFLEHSRIYRFGTPDREKVYIASADYMTRNTLRRVEVAAPVLDDTLRERLDWMFDTMMKDDEKGKELTADGDYVDRDINEEKLDSQEVFYETAYKNTEKK
- a CDS encoding phosphatase PAP2 family protein, producing the protein MNIELNILDWIQTLHTPFLDKIMVFITRLGDAGIIWIVLSIVLLLIPKTRKSGAVMVAALVVDVLLCNIVLKNLVARTRPYDVNTGVHLLVAKLHDYSFPSGHTAASFASVTALYLAGEKKLWKFALVLACLIAISRLYLYVHYPTDVLGGILFGVISGYLGYRKVLK
- a CDS encoding glycoside hydrolase family 13 protein, giving the protein MRNKNKWWKNAVVYQIYPKSFQDSDGDGIGDIPGIISRLDYLKKLGIDAIWLSPVYRSPQDDNGYDISDYQDIEPMFGTMEDMEQLFAEAKKRGIRIMMDLVLNHTSDEHRWFLEAKKSKDNPYHDYYVWRDGEEGIYPNDMNSAFGGPAWEWVPELGQYYFHQFSVKQPDLNWENPKVRRELYDMILWWMEKGAGGFRLDVIDQIAKEPDLKITNNGPKLHEFLRELSRETFQKGDMITVGEAWGATPEIAKKYSNPDGSEFSMVFQFEHIMLDQEEGKEKWDTIPLNLVKLKKCLAKWQNTLYQTGWNSLFMNNHDLPRIVSRWGNDGKYRKESATMLATMLHGMQGTPYIYQGEELGMTNVQFDSIEEYEDIETLNMYKERLEKGYQPEEIMQSIYARSRDNARTPMQWSGDENGGFTTGEPWFAVNPNYTRINAKEALEDENSVFYYYQKLIRLRKENPVFVNGKFELLLPEDERIFAYTRTDEHTKMLVCTNFTDEEVSCPLLDEWKAGEVWIRNYEDDREGNILRPYEAVIIAFTGK